A window of the Microthrixaceae bacterium genome harbors these coding sequences:
- a CDS encoding AAA family ATPase, which yields MWSSPLCRTSTPLAPEIAETHSAVVILLGDRAYKVKKPLDLGFLDFTTVESRDAACRRELELNQRLAPDVYLGVAGIHGDDGEVCDSILVMRRLPADHRLSTCLDRGEDVSDALHRIAGDIAALHERSTRNPNLEAVGRREVVASRWRDGFAQLAAVPAGIVEADRVTRIETLAIEYLDGREPLFESRIEHGQIVDGHGDLLADDIFVLDDGPRIIDCLDFDDELRWGDVVADIAFLAMDLERLGHPDAALTFIEEYRTRSGRTWPTSLLHHYIAYRAQVRAKVAAVRIAQEGDSASAARATRELQVLVEVCLHHLEAARVRLVLVGGTPGTGKSTVAAAIGEALGATVVRTDEVRREMRREMPDREGNPYSEAAVAATYNESLRRAAELLSLGESVIIDATWSTESHRRLARATAAAASVPLSELRCVAPAEICDERITARLAIGTDPSEATPDVAAAIRERFEPWPTSVAIATDTTVTQACQAALEAITADEVTN from the coding sequence ATGTGGTCTTCGCCGCTCTGTCGCACCTCCACACCGCTCGCTCCCGAGATTGCCGAAACTCATTCGGCGGTCGTGATCCTGCTCGGCGACCGCGCCTACAAGGTCAAAAAGCCCCTCGATCTCGGATTTCTCGACTTCACCACGGTGGAGTCCCGCGACGCCGCGTGTCGCCGGGAACTCGAATTGAACCAACGCCTCGCGCCGGACGTGTATCTCGGGGTCGCTGGCATCCACGGCGACGACGGCGAGGTCTGCGACTCGATCCTGGTGATGCGCCGCCTGCCAGCGGATCACCGCCTCAGCACCTGTCTGGATCGAGGCGAGGACGTGTCCGACGCGCTCCACCGCATCGCTGGCGACATCGCTGCGCTCCACGAACGCTCGACGCGAAACCCCAACCTCGAAGCGGTCGGGCGACGCGAGGTCGTGGCCAGCCGCTGGCGTGACGGCTTCGCACAATTGGCCGCCGTGCCCGCGGGAATCGTGGAGGCCGATCGCGTGACCCGGATCGAGACGCTCGCAATCGAATACCTCGATGGGCGCGAACCGCTGTTCGAGTCGCGGATCGAACACGGACAGATCGTCGACGGACACGGCGACCTCCTCGCGGATGACATCTTCGTACTCGATGACGGCCCGCGGATCATCGACTGCCTCGACTTCGACGACGAACTGCGTTGGGGCGACGTCGTGGCCGACATCGCCTTTCTGGCCATGGACCTCGAACGCCTCGGCCACCCCGATGCGGCACTCACGTTCATCGAGGAGTACCGGACGCGGTCGGGGCGGACATGGCCGACATCGCTGTTGCACCACTACATCGCCTACCGGGCGCAGGTTCGGGCCAAGGTTGCGGCCGTGCGGATTGCGCAGGAAGGTGACAGCGCTTCCGCGGCACGGGCGACTCGAGAACTACAGGTCCTCGTCGAGGTGTGCCTTCACCACCTCGAGGCGGCGCGGGTGAGGCTCGTGCTCGTCGGCGGGACACCGGGAACCGGCAAGTCCACGGTGGCCGCGGCCATCGGCGAGGCACTCGGGGCGACGGTCGTTCGCACCGATGAAGTGCGCCGAGAGATGCGACGTGAGATGCCGGACCGCGAGGGCAACCCGTACAGCGAAGCTGCCGTCGCCGCCACCTACAACGAGTCGCTCAGGCGGGCCGCCGAGCTGTTGTCGTTGGGCGAGTCGGTCATCATCGACGCCACGTGGTCGACCGAATCGCACCGCCGACTCGCCCGCGCGACGGCGGCCGCGGCATCGGTTCCACTCAGCGAACTGCGTTGCGTTGCGCCGGCCGAGATCTGCGATGAACGCATCACCGCACGGTTGGCCATCGGAACCGACCCCTCGGAGGCGACCCCCGACGTGGCCGCAGCGATTCGGGAGCGCTTCGAGCCGTGGCCGACCAGCGTGGCCATCGCGACCGACACGACCGTGACCCAGGCATGCCAGGCCGCGCTCGAGGCGATCACGGCCGATGAGGTCACCAACTAG
- a CDS encoding alpha/beta hydrolase, whose translation MSITAPRYEGRVQVRDGRSLGIAEFGPPHAEQTVLWFHGTPGARKQIPDNARRLAFERGIRVIGIDRPGVGLSTAHRYHRLLDFTDDLEVAIDRLGVERFSVVGLSGGAPYALAAAHAFADRVPTVGVLSGVVPSGGADGTDGGLVGIAVRFKPLLPVLSEPFGAVMTNFVRVAKPVAPFALDMFARISPPGDREIFAVPEHREMFLDDVLTGGRHGMKAAGYDAVLFTRYWGFSVRDVATRVVWWQGDDDYIVPLSHAEHIVPLLPHGELRVQPGGGHLCGLGLGDEVLETILDW comes from the coding sequence ATGTCTATTACCGCGCCGCGATATGAGGGCCGTGTCCAGGTGCGCGATGGCCGCTCGCTCGGAATCGCCGAGTTCGGCCCGCCGCACGCCGAACAGACGGTGTTGTGGTTTCACGGAACCCCTGGGGCACGCAAGCAGATCCCCGACAATGCTCGAAGGCTCGCGTTCGAGCGAGGTATCCGCGTCATCGGTATCGATCGGCCAGGGGTCGGGCTGTCGACGGCGCATCGGTACCACCGGCTTCTCGACTTCACCGACGACCTGGAGGTCGCGATCGACCGTTTGGGGGTGGAGCGCTTTTCGGTCGTCGGCCTGTCCGGTGGTGCCCCCTACGCGTTGGCTGCGGCGCACGCGTTTGCCGATCGGGTGCCGACGGTCGGGGTTCTCAGCGGTGTGGTCCCGAGCGGGGGAGCCGACGGCACCGACGGCGGTCTGGTTGGTATCGCGGTCCGGTTCAAGCCGCTGTTGCCGGTCCTGAGCGAACCGTTCGGCGCGGTGATGACGAATTTCGTGCGGGTGGCCAAGCCGGTCGCTCCGTTCGCGCTCGACATGTTCGCCCGCATTTCCCCTCCCGGTGACCGCGAAATCTTCGCGGTGCCGGAGCACCGTGAGATGTTCCTCGACGACGTGCTCACCGGCGGTCGTCACGGGATGAAAGCGGCGGGCTACGACGCCGTGTTGTTCACCCGCTACTGGGGCTTTTCGGTTCGCGACGTTGCGACGAGGGTCGTGTGGTGGCAAGGCGATGACGACTACATCGTGCCGCTGTCACACGCCGAACACATCGTTCCGTTGCTTCCCCATGGCGAGTTGCGGGTGCAGCCGGGTGGTGGGCATTTGTGCGGGCTCGGTCTGGGTGACGAGGTGCTCGAGACGATCCTGGACTGGTAG